Genomic window (Alteromonas pelagimontana):
ACCAAGCTCATTCCAGATGTCATCCACCCGACGTTTAACGGCTTCGTCCATAATAATAGGCGTACCCCACTCACGGTCTGTTTCGCCGGGCATCTTGTTGGTAGCATCCATACCCATTTTGGATCCGAGCCCGGACACTGGCGAGGCGAAATCAAGATAATCGATGGGGGTGTTATCAATGAGCACGGTATCGCGGGACGGGTCCATGCGGGTGGTAATGGCCCAGATAACATCGTTCCAGTCCCGCGCATTCACATCATCATCACAGACAATAATAAACTTGGTATACATGAACTGACGCAGAAACGACCACACACCCATCATGACACGCTTGGCGTGGCCGGGATATTGCTTTTTCATTGTCACTACCGCCATGCGATACGAGCAACCTTCTGGCGGTAAATAAAAATCAACGATTTCCGGAAATTGCTTTTGCAAAATAGGCACAAACACTTCGTTCAGCGCCACGCCCAAAATGGCGGGCTCATCCGGCGGACGGCCGGTGTAAGTTGAATGATAAATCGGATTTTTACGATGGGTGATGTGGGTAACGGTAAATACCGGAAAAGTATCGACTTCATTATAGTACCCGGTGTGATCGCCATAAGGGCCTTCCGGCGCGGTTTCATCTTGCGCAATATAACCTTCCAGCACAATTTCAGCGGTGGCCGGCACTTGTAAATCGTTACTGATTGATTTCACCACTTCGGTTTTATCGCCGCGTAACAAACCCGCAAAAGCGTATTCCGACAAAGAATCTGGTACCGGTGTGACAGCACCTAAAATGGTGGCGGGATCTGCGCCTAAAGCCACGGAGACCGGGTAGGGTTCACCAGGGTGAGCCTGGCACCATTCTCTAAAGTCCAGTGCGCCACCGCGGTGCGAAAGCCAGCGCATTATCAGCTTATTTTTGCCGATGACCTGCTGACGATAAATACCCAGATTCTGACGCTTTTTGTGTGGACCTTTGGTAACTGTCAGGCCCCAGGTAATAAGCGGAGCAACATCCCCCGGCCAGCAGCGTTGTACAGGCAACATGGACAGGTCAACTTCTTCAGCGGTTATTACCACTTCCTGACAAGGTGCCTTTTTCACTTCTTTAACCGGCATATTTAGAACCTGTTTAAATACCGGTAATTTATCCCACAGGTCTCTAAGGCCTTTAGGTGGTTCAGGTTCTTTCAGGTAAGCAAGTAACTTTCCTACTTCCCGCAAGGCTTCAACAGAAGGCTGACCCATTCCCATGGCAACACGCTCTGGCGTACCAAAAAGGTTCGCCAACACAGGAATATCACTGTTTTTCGGATTTTCAAACAACAGTGCCGGACCTTTCGCACGTAGTGTGCGATCAGCTATTTCCGTCATTTCTAAGTCGGTATCAATGGGCTGACGAATACGCTTAAGCTCGCCTTTAGCTTCCAGTTGCTGTATGAAATCACGTAAATCTTTGTACTTCATTTGAATAGATTTGCCTTGCTGTCTACGCTCTTGTCATGAGTATATCATTTTATATTGGCGACTGAGCAGTCACTTAATAAGCCAAACGGTGGGGCGAAAAACTCAGCCGGCTTTATCTGGTGGATTCATTATATCTACGCAGAAAAGAACTGGACAGGGTGGCAAAATGGTAGTGTTATACAATGCATAATCTGTGTACAAACGCTTATAATCACACTGTGCAAGCACACAGGTGCAAAGACTTAATCTATATTGCCTCGGGGAGAGTTTTACATGACAGAATTTGATCAGGATATGACCGCAGAACTGAATTTACTGCTTAAGTTTCCCACCGAAAGTTTAATGCAGGGGCTTAAAATTCATCATGACGCCAGCCAAACAGTAGTAAATGCCGCTGAAAGGCTGTATGCCAAAGGCATTATTACGCAACCTGATGGCGGTTATCTCACCGATCTAGGTATTGATATTGCTGATCAGGCAAGGCGCATTCAAGCAGCGTTGTCTTTAACTTTCAATTAGAAGATCGCAGGCGTCACGCCGTCAGGTTTTAAATAGATTGGCGCCATTACAGAAATAGGAAGTATGGCCGATACTGTGACTGTATTTCTAATTCAAT
Coding sequences:
- the ubiD gene encoding 4-hydroxy-3-polyprenylbenzoate decarboxylase, coding for MKYKDLRDFIQQLEAKGELKRIRQPIDTDLEMTEIADRTLRAKGPALLFENPKNSDIPVLANLFGTPERVAMGMGQPSVEALREVGKLLAYLKEPEPPKGLRDLWDKLPVFKQVLNMPVKEVKKAPCQEVVITAEEVDLSMLPVQRCWPGDVAPLITWGLTVTKGPHKKRQNLGIYRQQVIGKNKLIMRWLSHRGGALDFREWCQAHPGEPYPVSVALGADPATILGAVTPVPDSLSEYAFAGLLRGDKTEVVKSISNDLQVPATAEIVLEGYIAQDETAPEGPYGDHTGYYNEVDTFPVFTVTHITHRKNPIYHSTYTGRPPDEPAILGVALNEVFVPILQKQFPEIVDFYLPPEGCSYRMAVVTMKKQYPGHAKRVMMGVWSFLRQFMYTKFIIVCDDDVNARDWNDVIWAITTRMDPSRDTVLIDNTPIDYLDFASPVSGLGSKMGMDATNKMPGETDREWGTPIIMDEAVKRRVDDIWNELGIMEAPAG
- a CDS encoding TIGR02647 family protein, whose protein sequence is MTEFDQDMTAELNLLLKFPTESLMQGLKIHHDASQTVVNAAERLYAKGIITQPDGGYLTDLGIDIADQARRIQAALSLTFN